In a genomic window of Vulpes vulpes isolate BD-2025 chromosome 6, VulVul3, whole genome shotgun sequence:
- the MCF2L gene encoding guanine nucleotide exchange factor DBS isoform X27: MKVPELREGVSWVSARLQDAGIGFILVIDRRQDKWTSVKASILRIAASFPANLQLVLVLRPTGFFQRALSDLAFKFNRDDLKMKVPVIMLSSVPELHGYIDKSQLTEDLGGTLDYCHTRWLCHRTAIESFALMVKQTAQMLQSFGTELAETELPNDVQSTSSVLCAHTEKKDKAKEDMRLALDEGQSILENIREPLAKSGEQSLNQDELDNQTTVQRLLAQLNETEAAFDEFWAKHQQKLQQCLQLRHFEQDFREVKSSLDALAQKIATFTDVGNSLAHAEHLLKDLASFEEKSSASVKRAHTLSLEGEKLIDTKHYAVDSIRPKCHELQYLCDQFAAEVERRRGLLSKSLELHGLLEASMKWCDEGIYLLASQPVDKCQSQDGAEAALQEIEKFLETGAENKIQELNKIYQDYESILTKDLMEHVQKVFQKQEGMEEMFHRRQASLKKLAAKQMRPVQPVAPRPEALTKSPCPSPGSRRGSENSSEGSTLRRGPYRRAKSEVSESRQGRSSSTGHEEESLAVLRRHVMNELLDTERVYVEELLCVLEGYAAELDNPLMAHLMSPGLQNKKDILFGNMEEIYHFHNRIFLRELEEYTDCPELVGRCFLERMEEFQIYEKYCQNKPRSESLWRQCSDCPFFQECQRKLDHKLSLDSYLLKPVQRITKYQLLLKEMLKYSKSCEGAEDLQEALSSILGILKAVNDSMHLIAITGYDGNLSDLGKLLMQGSFSVWTDHKKGHSKVKDLARFKPMQRHLFLHEKAVLFCKKREENGEGYEKAPSYSYKQSLNMAAVGITENVKGDVRKFEIWYNAREEVYIVQAPTAEVKAAWVSEIRKVLTSQLQACREASQHRTLEQSQSLPLPTPPSTSPSKGTTRNIKKLEERKTDPLSLEGYMSPSSLPKPPEKGRDDMVTSSTSESSALSRKRFTLQGFANLKGQKASPTSPDKKPKRHEVKSDPTPFGLRGWSKTSHPLEAPEDNDGWSSAEELMNSSDAEEEGRVGPRKLVPGKYTVVVDDEKGSPEALAVRNGDMVEVVQEGDEGLWYVRNLSSSKESWVPASSLSALLGMSGSAQCLSSSESSAGSTLLSASSSCSESCGVPLSDLQG, encoded by the exons GTCATAATGCTGAGCTCAGTACCAGAACTACACGGTTACATCGACAAGTCCCAGCTGACCGAGGACCTGGGTGGGACCCTGGATTACTGCCACACCAGGTGGCTGTGTCACCGCACT GCAATTGAAAGTTTCGCCCTCATGGTCAAGCAGACAGCTCAGATGCTACAGTCCTTTGGGACTGAGCTGGCCGAAACGGAGCTGCCCAACGACGTGCAGTCCACGAGCTCAGTGCTCTGTGCACACACGGAGAAGAAGGACAAAGCAAAG GAGGACATGAGGTTGGCATTGGATGAGGGGCAGAGCATCCTGGAGAACATCAGGGAACCTCTGGCCAAGAGTGGGGAGCAGAGCCTGAACCAGGATGAACTGGACAACCAGACCACTGTGCAGAG gcTCCTGGCCCAGCTGAACGAGACCGAGGCTGCCTTCGATGAGTTCTGGGCAAAGCACCAGCAGAAGCTCCAGCAGTGTCTGCAGCTCCGGCACTTTGAGCAGGACTTCCGAGAG GTCAAATCCTCCTTAGATGCACTGGCCCAGAAGATAGCCACCTTCACCGACGTGGGCAACAGCCTGGCACACGCAGAGCACCTCCTAAAGGACCTTGCCAGCTTTGAGGAGAAGTCTAGC GCCTCTGTCAAGCGGGCCCACACCCTGTCCCTGGAGGGTGAGAAGCTCATTGACACCAAGCACTACGCCGTGGACTCCATCCGCCCCAAGTGCCACGAGCTCCAGTACCTCTGTGACCAGTTTGCAGCCGAGGtcgagaggaggagggggcttcTCAGCAAGTCCCTGGAGCTGCATGGCCTCTTGGAAGCA TCTATGAAGTGGTGCGATGAGGGCATCTACCTGCTGGCCTCACAGCCTGTGGACAAGTGCCAGTCCCAGGATGGTGCAGAGGCCGCACTGCAGGAAATTGAGAAATTTCTGGAGACCGGTGCAGAAAATAAGATCCAGGAGCTCAATAAAATTTACCAGGACTACGAATCCATCCTCACCAAAGACCTGATG GAGCACGTGCAGAAGGTCTTCCAGAAGCAAGAGGGCATGGAGGAGATGTTCCACCGGAGACAGGCAAGCCTGAAGAAGCTGGCAGCCAAGCAGATGAGGCCTGTGCAGCCAGTGGCGCCCCGGCCGGAGGCACTCACAAAatcaccctgcccctccccag GCAGCCGGCGAGGCTCTGAGAACAGCTCTGAGGGCAGCACACTCCGGAGAGGGCCCTACAGGAGGGCCAAG AGCGAAGTGAGTGAGAGCCGGCAGGGTCGGAGCAGCTCCACGGGGCATGAGGAGGAGAGCCTGGCTGTCCTGCGGAG GCATGTGATGAACGAACTCTTGGACACAGAACGGGTCTACGTGGAGGAATTGCTCTGTGTCCTGGAG ggTTATGCTGCTGAGCTGGATAACCCACTCATGGCACACCTCATGTCACCAGGCCTTCAGAACAAAAAGGACATTCTGTTTGGAAACATGGAAGAGATTTACCACTTTCATAACAG AATATTCCTGAGGGAGCTGGAGGAGTACACGGACTGCCCAGAGCTGGTCGGAAGGTGTTTCCTGGAGCGG ATGGAGGAGTTCCAGATCTATGAGAAGTATTGCCAGAACAAGCCGCGCTCCGAGAGCCTCTGGCGACAGTGCTCCGACTGTCCATTCTTCCAG GAATGCCAGAGGAAGCTGGACCACAAGCTCAGTCTGGACTCCTACCTGCTGAAGCCAGTTCAGAGGATCACCAAGTACCAGCTGCTGCTCAAG GAGATGCTAAAATACAGCAAGAGCTGCGAGGGGGCCGAGGACCTGCAGGAGGCGCTGAGCTCCATCCTGGGCATCCTCAAGGCTGTGAACGACTCCATGCACCTGATTGCCATCACCGGCTATGAT GGGAACCTGAGTGACCTGGGAAAGCtgctgatgcagggctcattcAGCGTCTGGACAGACCACAAGAAGGGCCACAGCAAAGTGAAGGACCTGGCCAGGTTCAAGCCCATGCAGCGCCACCTTTTCCTGCACGAGAAGGCCGTGCTCTTCtgcaagaagagggaggagaacgGGGAGGGGTACGAGAAGGCCCCTTCGTACAGCTACAAGCAGTCCCTGAAT ATGGCGGCTGTCGGCATAACCGAGAACGTGAAAGGTGACGTGAGGAAGTTTGAGATCTGGTACAACGCCAGGGAGGAGGTGTACATTGTGCAG GCACCAACAGCTGAAGTTAAAGCGGCCTGGGTGAGTGAGATTCGCAAGGTGCTGACCAGCCAGCTGCAAGCCTGCCGAG AAGCCAGCCAGCACCGCACATTGGAGCAGTCCCAGAGCCTGCCTCTGCCCACGCCACCCAGCACCAG TCCCTCGAAAGGGACCACAAGAAACATCAAAAagttggaagaaaggaaaactgacCCCCTAAGCCTGGAAGGCTACATGAGCCCCTCGTCGTTGCCGAAGCCCCCCGAGAAGGGCAGAG atgacatggtcACTAGCTCTACCTCAGAAAGCTCCGCGCTTTCCAGAAAGCGCTTTACCCTGCAGGGCTTTGCTAACCTCAAAGGTCAGAAAG CTTCTCCTACCAGCCCTGACAAAAAACCTAAGCGACACGAAGTAAAGAGCGACCCAACGCCTTTTGGTTTACGAG GTTGGAGCAAAACATCTCACCCCTTGGAGGCCCCTGAGGACAACGATGGCTGGTCCAGTGCTGAGGAGTTGATGAATTCCTCGGACgcagaggaggaaggcagagTGGGCCCCAGGAAGCTG GTTCCCGGAAAGTACACGGTCGTGGTGGACGACGAGAAGGGAAGCCCCGAGGCGCTGGCCGTGCGGAACGGGGATATGGTGGAGGTGGTCCAGGAGGGTGACGAGGGCCTTTG GTATGTCAGGAACCTGAGCTCCAGCAAGGAGAGCTGGGTGCCGGCCAGCAGCCTGTCCGCGCTCCTCGGCATGTCCGGCTCTGCGCAGTGCCTGAGCAGCTCAG AATCCAGTGCGGGGTCCACCCTGCTGAGCGCCTCCTCCAGCTGCAGCGAGAGCTGTGGGGTCCCCCTCTCAGACCTCCAGGGGTAG
- the MCF2L gene encoding guanine nucleotide exchange factor DBS isoform X29: protein MKVPELREGVSWVSARLQDAGIGFILVIDRRQDKWTSVKASILRIAASFPANLQLVLVLRPTGFFQRALSDLAFKFNRDDLKMKVPVIMLSSVPELHGYIDKSQLTEDLGGTLDYCHTRWLCHRTAIESFALMVKQTAQMLQSFGTELAETELPNDVQSTSSVLCAHTEKKDKAKEDMRLALDEGQSILENIREPLAKSGEQSLNQDELDNQTTVQRLLAQLNETEAAFDEFWAKHQQKLQQCLQLRHFEQDFREVKSSLDALAQKIATFTDVGNSLAHAEHLLKDLASFEEKSSASVKRAHTLSLEGEKLIDTKHYAVDSIRPKCHELQYLCDQFAAEVERRRGLLSKSLELHGLLEASMKWCDEGIYLLASQPVDKCQSQDGAEAALQEIEKFLETGAENKIQELNKIYQDYESILTKDLMEHVQKVFQKQEGMEEMFHRRQASLKKLAAKQMRPVQPVAPRPEALTKSPCPSPGSRRGSENSSEGSTLRRGPYRRAKSEVSESRQGRSSSTGHEEESLAVLRRHVMNELLDTERVYVEELLCVLEGYAAELDNPLMAHLMSPGLQNKKDILFGNMEEIYHFHNRIFLRELEEYTDCPELVGRCFLERMEEFQIYEKYCQNKPRSESLWRQCSDCPFFQECQRKLDHKLSLDSYLLKPVQRITKYQLLLKEMLKYSKSCEGAEDLQEALSSILGILKAVNDSMHLIAITGYDGNLSDLGKLLMQGSFSVWTDHKKGHSKVKDLARFKPMQRHLFLHEKAVLFCKKREENGEGYEKAPSYSYKQSLNMAAVGITENVKGDVRKFEIWYNAREEVYIVQAPTAEVKAAWVSEIRKVLTSQLQACREASQHRTLEQSQSLPLPTPPSTSPSKGTTRNIKKLEERKTDPLSLEGYMSPSSLPKPPEKGRDDMVTSSTSESSALSRKRFTLQGFANLKGQKASPTSPDKKPKRHEVKSDPTPFGLRGWSKTSHPLEAPEDNDGWSSAEELMNSSDAEEEGRVGPRKLVPGKYTVVVDDEKGSPEALAVRNGDMVEVVQEGDEGLWYVRNLSSSKESWVPASSLSALLGMSGSAQCLSSSVW from the exons GTCATAATGCTGAGCTCAGTACCAGAACTACACGGTTACATCGACAAGTCCCAGCTGACCGAGGACCTGGGTGGGACCCTGGATTACTGCCACACCAGGTGGCTGTGTCACCGCACT GCAATTGAAAGTTTCGCCCTCATGGTCAAGCAGACAGCTCAGATGCTACAGTCCTTTGGGACTGAGCTGGCCGAAACGGAGCTGCCCAACGACGTGCAGTCCACGAGCTCAGTGCTCTGTGCACACACGGAGAAGAAGGACAAAGCAAAG GAGGACATGAGGTTGGCATTGGATGAGGGGCAGAGCATCCTGGAGAACATCAGGGAACCTCTGGCCAAGAGTGGGGAGCAGAGCCTGAACCAGGATGAACTGGACAACCAGACCACTGTGCAGAG gcTCCTGGCCCAGCTGAACGAGACCGAGGCTGCCTTCGATGAGTTCTGGGCAAAGCACCAGCAGAAGCTCCAGCAGTGTCTGCAGCTCCGGCACTTTGAGCAGGACTTCCGAGAG GTCAAATCCTCCTTAGATGCACTGGCCCAGAAGATAGCCACCTTCACCGACGTGGGCAACAGCCTGGCACACGCAGAGCACCTCCTAAAGGACCTTGCCAGCTTTGAGGAGAAGTCTAGC GCCTCTGTCAAGCGGGCCCACACCCTGTCCCTGGAGGGTGAGAAGCTCATTGACACCAAGCACTACGCCGTGGACTCCATCCGCCCCAAGTGCCACGAGCTCCAGTACCTCTGTGACCAGTTTGCAGCCGAGGtcgagaggaggagggggcttcTCAGCAAGTCCCTGGAGCTGCATGGCCTCTTGGAAGCA TCTATGAAGTGGTGCGATGAGGGCATCTACCTGCTGGCCTCACAGCCTGTGGACAAGTGCCAGTCCCAGGATGGTGCAGAGGCCGCACTGCAGGAAATTGAGAAATTTCTGGAGACCGGTGCAGAAAATAAGATCCAGGAGCTCAATAAAATTTACCAGGACTACGAATCCATCCTCACCAAAGACCTGATG GAGCACGTGCAGAAGGTCTTCCAGAAGCAAGAGGGCATGGAGGAGATGTTCCACCGGAGACAGGCAAGCCTGAAGAAGCTGGCAGCCAAGCAGATGAGGCCTGTGCAGCCAGTGGCGCCCCGGCCGGAGGCACTCACAAAatcaccctgcccctccccag GCAGCCGGCGAGGCTCTGAGAACAGCTCTGAGGGCAGCACACTCCGGAGAGGGCCCTACAGGAGGGCCAAG AGCGAAGTGAGTGAGAGCCGGCAGGGTCGGAGCAGCTCCACGGGGCATGAGGAGGAGAGCCTGGCTGTCCTGCGGAG GCATGTGATGAACGAACTCTTGGACACAGAACGGGTCTACGTGGAGGAATTGCTCTGTGTCCTGGAG ggTTATGCTGCTGAGCTGGATAACCCACTCATGGCACACCTCATGTCACCAGGCCTTCAGAACAAAAAGGACATTCTGTTTGGAAACATGGAAGAGATTTACCACTTTCATAACAG AATATTCCTGAGGGAGCTGGAGGAGTACACGGACTGCCCAGAGCTGGTCGGAAGGTGTTTCCTGGAGCGG ATGGAGGAGTTCCAGATCTATGAGAAGTATTGCCAGAACAAGCCGCGCTCCGAGAGCCTCTGGCGACAGTGCTCCGACTGTCCATTCTTCCAG GAATGCCAGAGGAAGCTGGACCACAAGCTCAGTCTGGACTCCTACCTGCTGAAGCCAGTTCAGAGGATCACCAAGTACCAGCTGCTGCTCAAG GAGATGCTAAAATACAGCAAGAGCTGCGAGGGGGCCGAGGACCTGCAGGAGGCGCTGAGCTCCATCCTGGGCATCCTCAAGGCTGTGAACGACTCCATGCACCTGATTGCCATCACCGGCTATGAT GGGAACCTGAGTGACCTGGGAAAGCtgctgatgcagggctcattcAGCGTCTGGACAGACCACAAGAAGGGCCACAGCAAAGTGAAGGACCTGGCCAGGTTCAAGCCCATGCAGCGCCACCTTTTCCTGCACGAGAAGGCCGTGCTCTTCtgcaagaagagggaggagaacgGGGAGGGGTACGAGAAGGCCCCTTCGTACAGCTACAAGCAGTCCCTGAAT ATGGCGGCTGTCGGCATAACCGAGAACGTGAAAGGTGACGTGAGGAAGTTTGAGATCTGGTACAACGCCAGGGAGGAGGTGTACATTGTGCAG GCACCAACAGCTGAAGTTAAAGCGGCCTGGGTGAGTGAGATTCGCAAGGTGCTGACCAGCCAGCTGCAAGCCTGCCGAG AAGCCAGCCAGCACCGCACATTGGAGCAGTCCCAGAGCCTGCCTCTGCCCACGCCACCCAGCACCAG TCCCTCGAAAGGGACCACAAGAAACATCAAAAagttggaagaaaggaaaactgacCCCCTAAGCCTGGAAGGCTACATGAGCCCCTCGTCGTTGCCGAAGCCCCCCGAGAAGGGCAGAG atgacatggtcACTAGCTCTACCTCAGAAAGCTCCGCGCTTTCCAGAAAGCGCTTTACCCTGCAGGGCTTTGCTAACCTCAAAGGTCAGAAAG CTTCTCCTACCAGCCCTGACAAAAAACCTAAGCGACACGAAGTAAAGAGCGACCCAACGCCTTTTGGTTTACGAG GTTGGAGCAAAACATCTCACCCCTTGGAGGCCCCTGAGGACAACGATGGCTGGTCCAGTGCTGAGGAGTTGATGAATTCCTCGGACgcagaggaggaaggcagagTGGGCCCCAGGAAGCTG GTTCCCGGAAAGTACACGGTCGTGGTGGACGACGAGAAGGGAAGCCCCGAGGCGCTGGCCGTGCGGAACGGGGATATGGTGGAGGTGGTCCAGGAGGGTGACGAGGGCCTTTG GTATGTCAGGAACCTGAGCTCCAGCAAGGAGAGCTGGGTGCCGGCCAGCAGCCTGTCCGCGCTCCTCGGCATGTCCGGCTCTGCGCAGTGCCTGAGCAGCTCAG TTTGGTGA
- the MCF2L gene encoding guanine nucleotide exchange factor DBS isoform X36 translates to MKVPVIMLSSVPELHGYIDKSQLTEDLGGTLDYCHTRWLCHRTAIESFALMVKQTAQMLQSFGTELAETELPNDVQSTSSVLCAHTEKKDKAKEDMRLALDEGQSILENIREPLAKSGEQSLNQDELDNQTTVQRLLAQLNETEAAFDEFWAKHQQKLQQCLQLRHFEQDFREVKSSLDALAQKIATFTDVGNSLAHAEHLLKDLASFEEKSSASVKRAHTLSLEGEKLIDTKHYAVDSIRPKCHELQYLCDQFAAEVERRRGLLSKSLELHGLLEASMKWCDEGIYLLASQPVDKCQSQDGAEAALQEIEKFLETGAENKIQELNKIYQDYESILTKDLMEHVQKVFQKQEGMEEMFHRRQASLKKLAAKQMRPVQPVAPRPEALTKSPCPSPGSRRGSENSSEGSTLRRGPYRRAKSEVSESRQGRSSSTGHEEESLAVLRRHVMNELLDTERVYVEELLCVLEGYAAELDNPLMAHLMSPGLQNKKDILFGNMEEIYHFHNRIFLRELEEYTDCPELVGRCFLERMEEFQIYEKYCQNKPRSESLWRQCSDCPFFQECQRKLDHKLSLDSYLLKPVQRITKYQLLLKEMLKYSKSCEGAEDLQEALSSILGILKAVNDSMHLIAITGYDGNLSDLGKLLMQGSFSVWTDHKKGHSKVKDLARFKPMQRHLFLHEKAVLFCKKREENGEGYEKAPSYSYKQSLNMAAVGITENVKGDVRKFEIWYNAREEVYIVQAPTAEVKAAWVSEIRKVLTSQLQACREASQHRTLEQSQSLPLPTPPSTSPSKGTTRNIKKLEERKTDPLSLEGYMSPSSLPKPPEKGRASPTSPDKKPKRHEVKSDPTPFGLRGWSKTSHPLEAPEDNDGWSSAEELMNSSDAEEEGRVGPRKLVPGKYTVVVDDEKGSPEALAVRNGDMVEVVQEGDEGLWYVRNLSSSKESWVPASSLSALLGMSGSAQCLSSSESSAGSTLLSASSSCSESCGVPLSDLQG, encoded by the exons GTCATAATGCTGAGCTCAGTACCAGAACTACACGGTTACATCGACAAGTCCCAGCTGACCGAGGACCTGGGTGGGACCCTGGATTACTGCCACACCAGGTGGCTGTGTCACCGCACT GCAATTGAAAGTTTCGCCCTCATGGTCAAGCAGACAGCTCAGATGCTACAGTCCTTTGGGACTGAGCTGGCCGAAACGGAGCTGCCCAACGACGTGCAGTCCACGAGCTCAGTGCTCTGTGCACACACGGAGAAGAAGGACAAAGCAAAG GAGGACATGAGGTTGGCATTGGATGAGGGGCAGAGCATCCTGGAGAACATCAGGGAACCTCTGGCCAAGAGTGGGGAGCAGAGCCTGAACCAGGATGAACTGGACAACCAGACCACTGTGCAGAG gcTCCTGGCCCAGCTGAACGAGACCGAGGCTGCCTTCGATGAGTTCTGGGCAAAGCACCAGCAGAAGCTCCAGCAGTGTCTGCAGCTCCGGCACTTTGAGCAGGACTTCCGAGAG GTCAAATCCTCCTTAGATGCACTGGCCCAGAAGATAGCCACCTTCACCGACGTGGGCAACAGCCTGGCACACGCAGAGCACCTCCTAAAGGACCTTGCCAGCTTTGAGGAGAAGTCTAGC GCCTCTGTCAAGCGGGCCCACACCCTGTCCCTGGAGGGTGAGAAGCTCATTGACACCAAGCACTACGCCGTGGACTCCATCCGCCCCAAGTGCCACGAGCTCCAGTACCTCTGTGACCAGTTTGCAGCCGAGGtcgagaggaggagggggcttcTCAGCAAGTCCCTGGAGCTGCATGGCCTCTTGGAAGCA TCTATGAAGTGGTGCGATGAGGGCATCTACCTGCTGGCCTCACAGCCTGTGGACAAGTGCCAGTCCCAGGATGGTGCAGAGGCCGCACTGCAGGAAATTGAGAAATTTCTGGAGACCGGTGCAGAAAATAAGATCCAGGAGCTCAATAAAATTTACCAGGACTACGAATCCATCCTCACCAAAGACCTGATG GAGCACGTGCAGAAGGTCTTCCAGAAGCAAGAGGGCATGGAGGAGATGTTCCACCGGAGACAGGCAAGCCTGAAGAAGCTGGCAGCCAAGCAGATGAGGCCTGTGCAGCCAGTGGCGCCCCGGCCGGAGGCACTCACAAAatcaccctgcccctccccag GCAGCCGGCGAGGCTCTGAGAACAGCTCTGAGGGCAGCACACTCCGGAGAGGGCCCTACAGGAGGGCCAAG AGCGAAGTGAGTGAGAGCCGGCAGGGTCGGAGCAGCTCCACGGGGCATGAGGAGGAGAGCCTGGCTGTCCTGCGGAG GCATGTGATGAACGAACTCTTGGACACAGAACGGGTCTACGTGGAGGAATTGCTCTGTGTCCTGGAG ggTTATGCTGCTGAGCTGGATAACCCACTCATGGCACACCTCATGTCACCAGGCCTTCAGAACAAAAAGGACATTCTGTTTGGAAACATGGAAGAGATTTACCACTTTCATAACAG AATATTCCTGAGGGAGCTGGAGGAGTACACGGACTGCCCAGAGCTGGTCGGAAGGTGTTTCCTGGAGCGG ATGGAGGAGTTCCAGATCTATGAGAAGTATTGCCAGAACAAGCCGCGCTCCGAGAGCCTCTGGCGACAGTGCTCCGACTGTCCATTCTTCCAG GAATGCCAGAGGAAGCTGGACCACAAGCTCAGTCTGGACTCCTACCTGCTGAAGCCAGTTCAGAGGATCACCAAGTACCAGCTGCTGCTCAAG GAGATGCTAAAATACAGCAAGAGCTGCGAGGGGGCCGAGGACCTGCAGGAGGCGCTGAGCTCCATCCTGGGCATCCTCAAGGCTGTGAACGACTCCATGCACCTGATTGCCATCACCGGCTATGAT GGGAACCTGAGTGACCTGGGAAAGCtgctgatgcagggctcattcAGCGTCTGGACAGACCACAAGAAGGGCCACAGCAAAGTGAAGGACCTGGCCAGGTTCAAGCCCATGCAGCGCCACCTTTTCCTGCACGAGAAGGCCGTGCTCTTCtgcaagaagagggaggagaacgGGGAGGGGTACGAGAAGGCCCCTTCGTACAGCTACAAGCAGTCCCTGAAT ATGGCGGCTGTCGGCATAACCGAGAACGTGAAAGGTGACGTGAGGAAGTTTGAGATCTGGTACAACGCCAGGGAGGAGGTGTACATTGTGCAG GCACCAACAGCTGAAGTTAAAGCGGCCTGGGTGAGTGAGATTCGCAAGGTGCTGACCAGCCAGCTGCAAGCCTGCCGAG AAGCCAGCCAGCACCGCACATTGGAGCAGTCCCAGAGCCTGCCTCTGCCCACGCCACCCAGCACCAG TCCCTCGAAAGGGACCACAAGAAACATCAAAAagttggaagaaaggaaaactgacCCCCTAAGCCTGGAAGGCTACATGAGCCCCTCGTCGTTGCCGAAGCCCCCCGAGAAGGGCAGAG CTTCTCCTACCAGCCCTGACAAAAAACCTAAGCGACACGAAGTAAAGAGCGACCCAACGCCTTTTGGTTTACGAG GTTGGAGCAAAACATCTCACCCCTTGGAGGCCCCTGAGGACAACGATGGCTGGTCCAGTGCTGAGGAGTTGATGAATTCCTCGGACgcagaggaggaaggcagagTGGGCCCCAGGAAGCTG GTTCCCGGAAAGTACACGGTCGTGGTGGACGACGAGAAGGGAAGCCCCGAGGCGCTGGCCGTGCGGAACGGGGATATGGTGGAGGTGGTCCAGGAGGGTGACGAGGGCCTTTG GTATGTCAGGAACCTGAGCTCCAGCAAGGAGAGCTGGGTGCCGGCCAGCAGCCTGTCCGCGCTCCTCGGCATGTCCGGCTCTGCGCAGTGCCTGAGCAGCTCAG AATCCAGTGCGGGGTCCACCCTGCTGAGCGCCTCCTCCAGCTGCAGCGAGAGCTGTGGGGTCCCCCTCTCAGACCTCCAGGGGTAG